The following are encoded in a window of Vigna unguiculata cultivar IT97K-499-35 chromosome 8, ASM411807v1, whole genome shotgun sequence genomic DNA:
- the LOC114194984 gene encoding uncharacterized protein LOC114194984: MRFLEKYFPDLAKHALEAEFLTLQQGNQSVQAYVNRFECLARFQSQAITEEWRCRKFEGGNLILDKCLLSDHSLLVLFDSRATHSFISKECVSRLGLVVRDLGCELTVSTLASGLVSTNLVFVGCSIEVEGHRFKVNLICLSLEGLDVILRMDWLSNNHVIIDCRWRSVIFPEADGLTLISTREALKEEAEGASCFMIIVQLEKKSTFDLIRSIPVMDEYANVFSDEVPRLPQSWASVDGPI; the protein is encoded by the exons ATGCGATTCCTAGAGAAGTACTTTCCAGACTTGGCTAAGCATGCCTTGGAGGCTGAGTTTCTCACCCTACAACAAGGCAACCAATCAGTGCAGGCATACGTGAATCGCTTTGAGTGCCTGGCGAGATTTCAATCGCAAGCTATTACAGAGGAGTGGCGTTGCAGAAAATTTGAAGGGG GTAACCTCATACTTGACAAATGTTTGTTATCTGACCATAGTCTTTTGGTTTTGTTTGACTCAAGGGCTACTCATTCATTCATCTCCAAAGAATGCGTGAGTAGACTTGGACTGGTAGTCCGCGATTTGGGGTGTGAACTGACGGTCTCAACACTTGCATCGGGGCTAGTCTCGACCAACTTAGTTTTTGTCGGATGTTCTATAGAAGTGGAAGGACACAGGTTCAAGGTGAACCTTATTTGCTTGTCGTTGGAGGGACTAGATGTGATACTAAGAATGGACTGGCTGTCAAACAATCACGTCATAATTGATTGTAGATGGCGCAGCGTAATATTTCCAGAAGCTGACGGGTTGACATTGATCTCTACTCGCGAGGCTCTAAAAGAGGAGGCCGAAGGAGCTTCGTGCTTTATGATAATAGTGCAGTTAGAGAAGAAGAGTACATTTGATCTTATCAGAAGCATACCGGTAATGGATGAATACGCTAATGTGTTTTCAGATGAAGTTCCTAGATTACCGCAAAGCTGGGCTAGTGTCGATGGCCCCATATAG